CTGGCGCAGAGAACACGGGGTGGCGCACAGGGGCAACGCGGCGGGCGAAGGAGGTGGCGCGGGTGGTGGGCCCAGGCGAGGGCGCGGTGGGCAGGGGGTGGCGCGGCCCGTGGGCACCGGTcggagcagagagagagagagagagagagagagagagagagagagagagagagagagagagagagagagagagagagagagagaagcagGCGGtgacgcggcggccggggcaggGCACGGTCGAgacggagagagagagcagagggagaggaagagggctcGGGACAGAGAAGCGCGCGGTGCTGCGTgcgcggacggcgcggcgagcaGAGAGATCTTTTCCCCATCCAAAGACAGTATACGCAGAGACGAAGTAGCATCTCGAACGGTGCTGGAGGTACAAGGTGAAACTGACGAGTGGGTCCCACTATTTTCTAACGGTGATGGCTAACATAAGGCGACGGTAGTGTCAGTTTGGCAACGAAAAATGGACTTGGCGTCATATAGGTAAAAAATGAACATTAGGTGTCAAATAGGCAAAGACTATTTTTTCTAATGTCAAATTGGCAATTTTCTCTACCAATTTTGAGGATCCAAATATGCATTTTGTGAGTTTGCTTATCTAGATATGAGCTAAGTTTACGGATCGATGTTGCATTTTACATTTACACCATTACATGGATGGTGTATTGATGTTGTTAAAGGAGCCCTTGCTCTGTAACCTAGGTCCTAGCTCAAAAACCCACAAATCTTCGTAAAAATTCGTGCAAatcttcgtttgtgagatataaaaataacaattttCAAGTCAGAAAGCTGTcaagatgatttgttagaaatttattatttttatatctcacaaacgaagtcgagtttggacaaaatattttataaggtcgtgtatcatcatatcatctacttgtatgatttttttggtgaatttagacgactttttttaCCGTGATTTGCACAGATTTTTACGAAAGTTGTGATTTCTtcccctgattctttccggCACACAATAAGTCTGGAGgcttacatatatatatacgtaCATGCGCATTGGTCGTTGTAGACGTATGCACACGCACCTTGTTCCTATGAACATTTTTAAAACACTAGGGCCTATAAAACTAAAAGAAGAATAATCGGACAATACGAGCACACGTCCTCAATCGAAGAAGACTCATCAAATCTGTTGGGTAGGTTTGGGATACTGTTCAACTAATAAGCTATAAACCGATTCGCCAAGCAGATGCTAGATTGGGTGCCTCTTTTCATTAAAGTCAACAATGTGCATTTGAGCTTGGAACGTGTCACACGGAAGCTGGCTACGCCGTTGTGTTTTACTCCTGTGTTAATAAATGTATTAGTTGTTAGTTTTTTTGAAGATAATCTCCAACTAATCATTCCTCAGCTAAGAGATTTTCCCTAGGCCAACCTACCTTACCATCATGCATGTTAGCTTGCAGACCGTATTAACTTTGCTACATATACTTCTCGCACTAAAGAAGACAGCAGCAATACAATTACAAGGTACAGTACATACCGAAAGCAcaatacatatatgtatatatacaccCAAGCAAGGAGTAAGCATGCACAGCCCCAAGTAAAGCAAGAAATGGCCGGCTCCGACCACAGCGCCCGCCGGATGCCGTCCCTTCCGTGGACAGTGACCATCCAGGCCGCCGCTTTCGCGTTCGCGCACCGCCTGGACGGCAGCATCCGGCGCTCCCTCTTCTGGCTCGGCGACCTGAAGAACGGTGCCACGCCCACGCCCCGCTCGGACGCCCCGGACGTCCGGTCTGCCGACGTCACCATCGACGCCTCCAGCGGCCTCTGGGCGCGCGTCTTCTCCCCCCCGGCGTCGTCCGCCGGCGAGGCCCCGCTCCCCGTCGTCGTCTACTTCCACGGCGGCGGGTTCGCGCTCTTCTCCGCGGCGTCCCGCCCCTACGACAACCTCTGCCGcggggtcggggccgtcgtcgtGTCCGTGAACTACCGCCTCGTCCCCGAGCACCGTTACCCGGCGGCCTACGACGACGGCGTCGCCGCGCTGCGCTACCTCGACGGCATTGCGCCGCCGGACGGCCTGGCACCGGTCGCCGTCGACCTGTCCAGCtgcttcctcgccggcgacagCTCCGGTGGCAACATGGTTCACCACGTGGCCCAGCGCTGGACGTCCATGTCggcgacgtcgtcgtcgccacccccgcgcctccgcctcgccggcgccgtcctGATACAGCCGTTCTTCGGTGGGGAGGAGCGGACGGGCGCCGAGCTGGCCTTCGACAAGGCCTGCCGCATACTGACGGTGGCGCGGGCAGATCGCTACTGGAGGGAGTTCCTGCCCGAGGGCACCACCCGCGACCACCCGGCGGCGCGCGTgtgcggcgacggcgtcgaGCTGGCCGAGGCGTTCCCGCCGGCGATGGTGGCTGTCGGCGGGTTCGACCTGCTCAAGGACTGGCACGCGAGGTACGTGGAGACGCTGCGCCGTAAGGGGAGGGTGGTGAGCATGGTCGAGTACCCGGACGCCTTCCATGGCTTCTACGCGTTCCCTGAGCTCGCCGACTCCGGCAAGTTCGTGGAGGACATGAAGCTCTTCGTGGACGAGCACAGGCCCAAGCGTCTAGTTTAGATGATCTGGGCGTCTGGCCTGGAGCATGCACGTGGAATAATCCACGAAGTGTCACGCACTATAAAATTAGAAGAtggtattttcaaaaaaaaggttAGAAGATGTTCATGTTTGGATGATGCCGACGGCAAGCAATAATCCAGcacggagagagagagggagagatgcCGCACGCAGGTCTAGCCCACTCCGTTCGGTCCATAAGGCCCGCAAGGATAAGAGGAGacaacaaaataaaatagaTAACTTCAAACTTACTAAACTATGAATTTTATCAAAACTAGATGTAATTGCGGTCATCACTCCACAATTCCATCGCAATCAATACAAAGAACGAATGACCAAGTTCTCACCAATCAAGCATTAAAAACACACTGTTTAAACTAATTAAAAACAAAGAACGAATCACCAAGTTCTCACCAATCAAGAATTAAAAACACACTGTTTAAACTAATTAAACTATCACACTTTAACGATAGTTCTCGAACTAGCGAACTAGCGATTACAAACCATGACAGGACTCTTCCTAAGACCCTTAAATCTAAAAACTACTGGTAGCGGGTGCGGTAGTCGGGATCTCCGTAGCAGACACGCTTGCGTGTGGGTGAACATTCCCAGTGGTCCTCATCGTCCTCCAACTGGGGCGGCTCCTATACTCCCTGCAGACGAGCTTCCAAGATCTGATTCTGACGACGCAGCTTCTTTAAATCATCCTTGGCTTCATCCAGCTCCACTCCTGCTGCATCCAGACCAGTGCTGAGGGCGGCAACTAACTCCTGTGTTGCATCCATGGTGGGGTTCCTCTCCTCAGGGGGTGGAAGAGGAATCTGAGCACTGGCCGCACCCCTACTGCGACATGGAAAGAACCTGGGAGGTCGCAAGCTCCTCCCAGTAGATGTGGCAGATCCTCGATTGAGCTCTCCTGGCAGCTTCACTGATTCCTGCCTGCAGAGATCTCCTAGGCACAGCTGACACGCGCCACTCCTCCTGTTGTACTGGCACCTCCTCCTGGGCGGGTGTCTCCTCCTGGACGGGTGTCTGAGGGTGCTGGAAACGACGAGGAGATCCACGGGTGCTCTTCCTAGCAATCTGGCGAGATCTGGTCATATGTAGCAGCGCACAGAACAACAACGAAACAGAAATTTTTGCTTTTATCAACAGAGTTTTACAACTTATTGAGAAACTTTATTTAAAAGAATTAAACAAAATTAATAACGCACtccaaaaataattaaaaaagttTTCAAGTAAGCAAATAAGAACAACCCCTTTTAAATAAATGAATAAAGGCATGGCTTCTAATATATACCTTAATTTCCGACTAGTTCTAACTTGGATAACATCTTACAGTCAATACTGCTCtaataccacttctgtcacacccggtttatgaGAGAAACCGAAATACATCTcgtatgtatgccaggatcaagtttcatacacacGATAGATAAATAAAGTGAAATACCATTACAGTGCCATACGAAAGAGAGAATATAAGAACATTATTACATGACTGACAGTCTTAATCTTAAACAAATAAATAGCTTCTCAGAGTAACAGCGGAATCATCTTCATCACAGGCAGTTGACTGGGAGATATATGCCTAGAAATCTTTCAAAGTCTTTAGGATACTCCGGGCAATTGTTATCTTGGTCTGAACAACATTtttgcaagagtgagtacatttatggttggtactcaataAGTGGTAGGGAAACAACTATATTACATGCAAGGCTAAGTCAAGGGTAAGGCTGACATGGTTTGACTGCGATGAGCAATTTTATTTGGGCAGAACTTTCTTCTTTACAATTTCCTTAATGCGCATGAATGAGAGATTACAGCACTTAGTATGAGCATATCTGCCTATGGAAGAAAGTTCGTATCGTCGAAAGCCGTTAGCTACAACCTTTGATTGTGGTATCCAAATAGGAAATTCTATCCAGTCCCTCACTCTTAGCTTTCCTCCTATTACTGAACATATCTCCAACAAACTTATCGAATACACCATAACCCTTATCATAGAGATAGCCACGAAAAGGTCTGACTTTATATCAATATCAAATTTTCTCAGCATATTTAAGTTCCTCTGAATAGTAAACTACCAGTGGGGAAAATTAGCAATCCAGTCTTTCCTGATCGATAAGGAAGGAAAGGCTTATTCAATGTTTCAGGACAGTCAACATATGCCTCGATAAAGCCATACAGTTCCTATAGCGCGAAACCCTGTAAATTACCATCCCATTTAGCTACACCTATCGGCATTGGGGATGACTTCATTAGAAATGGATACAGAGAGTGAACGTAATAATATAACAAATTATCACCTCTAGGCATATAGACATCAGCATGACCTCCATAGTATCCCCTATGAATAAACTCCTCAGCAGTCCTATGAGGAATAGCTATAGGTGTACTCATCTCATTATAATAATCCTTCCTAAAGATCGTTAGCG
This portion of the Panicum virgatum strain AP13 chromosome 2N, P.virgatum_v5, whole genome shotgun sequence genome encodes:
- the LOC120662952 gene encoding probable carboxylesterase 18, which translates into the protein MAGSDHSARRMPSLPWTVTIQAAAFAFAHRLDGSIRRSLFWLGDLKNGATPTPRSDAPDVRSADVTIDASSGLWARVFSPPASSAGEAPLPVVVYFHGGGFALFSAASRPYDNLCRGVGAVVVSVNYRLVPEHRYPAAYDDGVAALRYLDGIAPPDGLAPVAVDLSSCFLAGDSSGGNMVHHVAQRWTSMSATSSSPPPRLRLAGAVLIQPFFGGEERTGAELAFDKACRILTVARADRYWREFLPEGTTRDHPAARVCGDGVELAEAFPPAMVAVGGFDLLKDWHARYVETLRRKGRVVSMVEYPDAFHGFYAFPELADSGKFVEDMKLFVDEHRPKRLV